The Marinobacter subterrani genome has a segment encoding these proteins:
- the tsaA gene encoding tRNA (N6-threonylcarbamoyladenosine(37)-N6)-methyltransferase TrmO, which yields MSRHPSKPAAEALTLTPIAITRSCFRDKFGVPRQPGLTRHARADLVIQPPFDREDAFRGLETASHLWLTFQFHEAVRAEWRPVVRPPRLGGNRKMGVFASRSPFRPNSLGLSVVRNEGLARIDGRLVLRIRDHDLIEGTPVLDIKPYLPFADSVPEATLGWADSPPTERLEVVFLPEAEQQIRQLAPERYPELRPLIEDVVAYDPRPSFRRGREEDRIYGAHLYDLNVRFRFVSDHSPKRVEVLTVC from the coding sequence ATGTCCCGACACCCATCAAAACCTGCTGCTGAAGCGCTGACACTGACGCCGATTGCCATCACCCGCTCCTGCTTCCGGGACAAGTTCGGTGTGCCGCGGCAGCCTGGGCTGACCCGCCATGCCAGGGCGGATCTGGTTATCCAGCCGCCGTTTGACCGGGAAGATGCCTTCCGGGGCCTGGAGACCGCCAGCCATCTCTGGTTGACCTTCCAGTTCCACGAGGCGGTGCGCGCTGAATGGCGGCCGGTGGTGCGCCCTCCCCGCCTGGGCGGTAACCGCAAGATGGGCGTATTTGCCAGCCGGTCGCCCTTCCGGCCCAACAGCCTGGGCCTGTCAGTGGTTCGCAATGAGGGGTTGGCCCGAATTGATGGCAGGCTGGTGCTGCGCATCCGCGATCATGACTTGATCGAGGGCACGCCGGTTCTGGATATCAAACCTTACCTGCCGTTTGCCGATTCGGTGCCTGAGGCCACCCTGGGCTGGGCTGATTCGCCGCCCACGGAAAGACTGGAGGTTGTGTTTCTGCCGGAAGCGGAGCAGCAGATCCGCCAGCTTGCACCGGAACGTTACCCGGAACTGCGCCCGCTGATTGAAGACGTGGTGGCTTACGACCCTCGCCCGTCGTTTCGCCGCGGGCGGGAGGAAGATCGCATATACGGCGCCCACCTGTACGACCTGAACGTGCGCTTCCGGTTTGTGAGTGATCATTCACCGAAACGTGTCGAAGTGCTAACGGTCTGTTAA
- a CDS encoding response regulator, with the protein MPSTRLFKRLGIRPLAARLLVYVLLFSLLLSLVATGVQMIGEFERRKADLLSTQTRAAELVSGTMSNNIWLMNFSEVANSLDDMKAVPAVQYARVITSTGEEFSTGTYPAGRVISQSFPLVFDRSINRNPEKVGTLTLTSSIDQIYAELRNRALLNLLFQSIVVMLGTLGLLVIVRLTLSRHLEAMADYAARLNLDALVDPLKLKRKPRKTPDELSELEQALNKMRLQILEDTRSLRQTTIQSQGERDQAVRANHAKNQFLANVSHELRIPLQSVLGYANLLTDTPLDQEQSEYVQTLLSASESLSAIINDLLDISSMEAGKLVLDNIPFDLRETLNDLVHMLGSRAREKSLALELRIDENLPWALKGDPVRIRQILLNLTSNAIKFTDSGHVLISIEVLGRRDDRARLRLAVEDTGVGINPEDVPLVYEPYVQLGQQFQRQLPGAGLGLTICRQLVNLMDGSLELESRPGEGSTFWMELTLPVAPENATRVRPDTRMVKNRRILVVDSYELSRKITLEMLSRHEVHIEAVKSAGEALTSLRTAFDGQEPFDAIILDGFVPDMDSDLLCRQIRSNPLWADMRLLILSSNPQRGDAEHFRQAGADAFLSKSLRESCLPPILNQLFADTARHERRFLTRFSLQATTDSARRRELTCGRMKVLLVEDNPVNRTLTRRLLEKLGCDVMTANDGEAATSLWQWHPFDLIFMDCVMPRVDGFEATRRLREWEQTQNQERIPVIALTASAMEEDEERCRRCGMDLFVAKPVNIEMLRAVLEQYCKASAAS; encoded by the coding sequence TTGCCTTCAACGCGGTTGTTCAAACGATTGGGAATCCGGCCACTGGCGGCAAGGCTGCTCGTCTACGTACTGCTGTTCAGCCTGCTGTTATCACTGGTGGCTACCGGCGTTCAGATGATCGGCGAGTTCGAACGCCGGAAAGCAGACTTGCTGAGTACCCAGACCCGGGCCGCGGAGCTGGTTTCCGGCACCATGAGCAATAACATCTGGCTGATGAATTTCAGCGAGGTAGCCAACAGTCTGGACGATATGAAGGCCGTTCCTGCTGTCCAATACGCCCGTGTAATCACCAGCACCGGTGAGGAATTCAGTACCGGCACCTATCCCGCAGGCCGCGTAATTTCCCAGAGCTTTCCCCTGGTTTTTGATCGCTCCATCAACCGCAACCCCGAAAAGGTAGGCACGCTGACGCTTACCTCCTCCATCGATCAGATTTACGCAGAGCTGCGCAACCGGGCCCTGCTAAACCTGTTGTTCCAGTCTATCGTGGTGATGCTGGGCACCCTCGGGTTATTGGTGATCGTACGCCTGACCCTGTCCCGGCATCTGGAAGCCATGGCCGACTACGCCGCCCGGCTGAACCTGGATGCCCTGGTAGACCCGCTCAAACTGAAACGCAAGCCCCGGAAAACGCCGGACGAACTCTCAGAACTGGAGCAGGCCCTGAACAAGATGCGCCTGCAGATTCTGGAAGACACCCGCTCCCTGCGCCAGACCACGATCCAGTCCCAGGGCGAGCGGGACCAGGCAGTGCGGGCCAATCACGCCAAGAACCAGTTTCTGGCCAATGTCAGCCACGAACTGCGCATTCCCCTGCAGTCCGTGCTGGGTTATGCCAACCTGCTGACAGACACGCCCCTGGATCAGGAACAGAGCGAGTATGTCCAGACGCTGTTGAGTGCCTCGGAGAGCCTTTCCGCCATCATCAACGACCTGCTGGATATTTCGAGTATGGAAGCCGGCAAGCTGGTGCTGGATAACATTCCGTTTGATCTGCGGGAAACCCTGAACGACCTGGTACACATGCTCGGCTCCCGGGCCCGGGAAAAAAGCCTGGCACTGGAGCTGCGCATAGACGAGAACCTGCCCTGGGCCCTGAAGGGCGACCCGGTGAGGATCCGCCAGATCCTGCTTAACCTCACCTCCAATGCCATAAAGTTCACCGATTCCGGCCACGTACTGATCAGTATTGAAGTTCTGGGCCGTCGGGACGACAGGGCCCGGCTTCGTCTGGCGGTGGAGGATACCGGCGTCGGCATCAACCCGGAAGATGTGCCCCTGGTGTACGAGCCTTACGTGCAACTGGGCCAGCAGTTTCAGCGCCAGCTTCCCGGTGCGGGCCTGGGCCTCACCATCTGCCGGCAACTGGTGAACCTGATGGATGGCTCACTGGAGCTGGAGAGCCGCCCGGGCGAAGGCTCCACCTTCTGGATGGAACTGACCCTGCCGGTTGCACCGGAGAACGCCACCCGGGTCAGGCCGGACACCCGCATGGTCAAGAACCGCCGGATTCTGGTGGTGGACTCCTACGAACTCTCCCGCAAGATCACCCTGGAAATGCTGTCGCGCCACGAGGTGCATATCGAGGCGGTAAAGTCCGCTGGTGAGGCACTGACATCCCTGCGTACCGCGTTCGATGGTCAAGAGCCGTTCGACGCCATTATTCTCGACGGCTTTGTGCCGGATATGGACAGCGACCTGTTGTGCCGGCAGATTCGTAGCAATCCGCTGTGGGCGGATATGCGCCTGCTGATTCTCTCGTCCAACCCGCAGCGGGGCGATGCCGAGCATTTCCGGCAGGCCGGGGCCGATGCCTTTCTCAGCAAATCCCTCCGGGAATCCTGCCTGCCCCCCATCCTGAATCAGTTATTTGCCGACACTGCGCGGCATGAACGGCGTTTCCTGACCCGTTTCTCGCTGCAGGCGACCACTGACTCGGCCCGGCGGCGCGAGTTAACCTGCGGTCGCATGAAGGTACTTCTGGTGGAGGACAACCCGGTAAACCGCACCCTCACCCGACGGCTTCTGGAGAAACTGGGGTGTGATGTGATGACCGCCAATGATGGTGAGGCCGCCACCAGCCTGTGGCAATGGCACCCCTTCGACCTGATATTCATGGATTGTGTCATGCCCAGGGTAGACGGCTTTGAGGCCACCCGCCGGCTCCGGGAGTGGGAACAGACCCAGAACCAGGAACGTATTCCGGTCATCGCCCTGACCGCAAGCGCCATGGAAGAAGATGAAGAACGCTGCCGCCGCTGCGGCATGGATTTATTCGTTGCCAAGCCTGTCAATATTGAAATGCTACGGGCAGTACTGGAACAATACTGCAAAGCGTCCGCCGCCTCCTGA